The sequence below is a genomic window from Pseudomonadota bacterium.
CCTCCAGCATCGCCGTTCTGACCACCGCCGGCATTGTTTTGTCGGTTTTATTTGAAGCCTTGCGTTTTTTTCAGCAGGTTTCTCTGACGGAATTCATCTTCGGCCTGAAATGGAGCCCGCAAACCGCGATTCGGGCGGACCAGGTTGGTTCCTCCGGAGCCTTTGGCGCGATTCCGGTCTTTACCGGCACCTTGATGATCGCCCTGATCGCTATGCTGGTCGCCGTTCCTCTCGGGCTGCTGTCGGCAATCTACCTGGCTGAGTACGCCAACCGCAAGATGCGCAGCGTCGTCAAGCCGCTACTTGAGATCCTGGCCGGCATTCCGACCGTAGTTTATGGTTTTTTCGCGGCCCTGACCGTCGCCCCGCTGGTCCGCGATTGCGGCCGGGCCCTGGGGCTGGAAATTTCGTCGGAAAGCGCGCTGGTCGCCGGTGTGGTGATGGGCATCATGATTATCCCTTTCATTTCATCCCTTTCCGATGATGTCATCAACGCCGTCCCTCAGGGCTTGCGCGACGGTTCCTACGGTCTTGGGGCGACCAAATCGGAAACGATTCGCAAGGTGGTCATTCCCGCGGCCCTGCCCGGTATCGTCGGCGGCATTCTGCTCGCGGTCTCCCGCGCCATCGGCGAAACCATGATTGTAGTTATGGCCGCCGGATTGGCCGCCAATCTGACCGCCAATCCGTTGCAGGCGGTCACCACGGTCACGGTGCAGATCGTCACCCTGCTGGTCGGCGACCAGGAATTCGACAGCGCCAAGACCCTGGCCGCTTTCGCCCTCGGCCTGATGCTTTTCCTGATCACCCTGGCGCTGAACGTGATCGCCCTGCAGGTGGTCAAGAAATATCGCGAACAATATGAGTAATTATTAACGCCATGACTGAAAACCGCAAAAGAATTCTCAGCACCACTGAAATCGTGCGCTCTGGTCTAGCGAAACGCTACCGGGCGGAGAAACGTTTTCGCCGCTTCGGCATCACGGCAATCTGCATCAGTCTGCTGTTTTTAGTGATTCTGTTTGCCGACATCCTCGGCAAAGGCCTGCCGGCCTTCAGGCAGACCCATCTTCAGCTACGGATCAACTTTGCTTCCGAGCTGTTCCCTCCCGGCGACCCGGGGCAGGCCGATTTCCACGGCCTGATCAAGCACAGCCTGGCTGAGGCCTTCCCTCAAATCAGAGAAAGAAGGGAAAAACGTGAACTTAACGCCCTGATCAGCAGCGGCGCCGCTTACCAGCTGCGTGACTTAGTCGTTCAGGATCCAAAGCTGATCGGCGGCAGCCGCGAGCTCTGGCTTCCAGCCGATGACGAGGTTGATGTTTTCATCAAGGGACATACGCAGGGCGAGCGCCTCAGCGCCCGCCAGCGGGCCTGGGTCGAGGAACTGCAGCAGCAAGGGCGCCTGAAGCTTAAATTCAACCTGATTCTGTTTACGGCCGGCGACTCCCGCGATCCCGAAATGGCCGGCATTCTGGGAGCCTTGAGCGGCACCATCTTTACCTTGCTGATCACGCTGCTGCTTTCCTTTCCGGTCGGAGTGGCGACCGCGGTTTACCTGGAAGAGTTTGCCCCGAAAAACCGTCTGACCGATTTTCTCGAAGTCAATATCAATAATCTCGCGGCCGTGCCCTCGATCATTTTCGGACTCCTCGGGCTGGCCGTGTTTATCAATTTTTTCGGTCTGCCGCGCTCGGCGCCACTGGTCGGCGGCCTGGTTTTAAGCCTGATGACCATGCCGACGATCATCGTCGCCGGCCGCGCCGCCCTGAAATCGGTGCCGCCGTCGATTCGGGAAGCGGCCCTGGGCATCGGCGCCTCGAAAACCCAGACCATCATGCACCACGTTCTCCCCCTGGCCCTGCCCGGCATGCTGACCGGCACCATCATCGGCATGGCGCGGGCCCTGGGCGAAACCGCTCCACTGCTGATGATCGGCATGGTCGCCTTTATCGTCGACATTCCCAAAAGTATCACGGCGCCGGCAACCGCCCTGCCGGTTCAGATCTATCTCTGGGCCGACAGCCCGGAAAGGGCCTTTATCGAAAGAACCTCAGCGGCGATCATCATTCTGCTGCTTTTTCTGATCATCATGAATGCCGCTGCCGTCTTTTTACGCAACAAATTCGAGAAACGCTGGTAAGCCGATCTCCCGCCATTCAGTTCATCAACGAATGGCTTTAGATGAAGTGAGATAAACGTTTTTTCAATTGCAAAAACGCAACCTAACCCGAAAAAAAAGTAAATCTGGAGGAAAAAATGAAAAAAAGTTTTGGTTTAATGCTTCTGGCGGCCGTCATGATGCTTCTGCCGGCAGCCATGGCCCAGGCCGCCGCCGCCCGTGACTACATTTCGATTGTCGGCTCATCCACGGTCTACCCCTTCGCCACGGTGGTCGCCGAACAATTCGGTCGCGGCAGCCAGTACAAAACCCCGAAAATCGAGTCGACCGGTTCGGGCGGCGGGCTGAAGCTGTTCGCCGCCGGTATCGGGGTCGAGCATCCGGACATCACCAACGCCTCGCGCCGGATCAAGGTTTCCGAATTTGAACTCTGTAAAAAAAACGGCATTGACGAAATCCTGGAAATCAAGATCGGCTATGACGGCATCGTCGTCGCCAACTCTAAAAGCGCAAAGCAACTGAAGCTTGATCGCAAAACCCTGTTCCTGGCCTTGGCCAA
It includes:
- the pstC gene encoding phosphate ABC transporter permease subunit PstC; this translates as MFSLNLIILLGLSVTGYFLGRRKATRIGLEQGLQHLHSRPTFHGARVAFGCALPGLLIFAVWLVCENPMVTKLVIRSLPEELRQLPASELGLLLNDIKNLVLGNIVSQSPQPYVLSAAEYFRQLLRFSHTLLTVIILVSAATGLGLTLKSITSALKARNQVEKIVKIILLASSSIAVLTTAGIVLSVLFEALRFFQQVSLTEFIFGLKWSPQTAIRADQVGSSGAFGAIPVFTGTLMIALIAMLVAVPLGLLSAIYLAEYANRKMRSVVKPLLEILAGIPTVVYGFFAALTVAPLVRDCGRALGLEISSESALVAGVVMGIMIIPFISSLSDDVINAVPQGLRDGSYGLGATKSETIRKVVIPAALPGIVGGILLAVSRAIGETMIVVMAAGLAANLTANPLQAVTTVTVQIVTLLVGDQEFDSAKTLAAFALGLMLFLITLALNVIALQVVKKYREQYE
- the pstA gene encoding phosphate ABC transporter permease PstA; its protein translation is MTENRKRILSTTEIVRSGLAKRYRAEKRFRRFGITAICISLLFLVILFADILGKGLPAFRQTHLQLRINFASELFPPGDPGQADFHGLIKHSLAEAFPQIRERREKRELNALISSGAAYQLRDLVVQDPKLIGGSRELWLPADDEVDVFIKGHTQGERLSARQRAWVEELQQQGRLKLKFNLILFTAGDSRDPEMAGILGALSGTIFTLLITLLLSFPVGVATAVYLEEFAPKNRLTDFLEVNINNLAAVPSIIFGLLGLAVFINFFGLPRSAPLVGGLVLSLMTMPTIIVAGRAALKSVPPSIREAALGIGASKTQTIMHHVLPLALPGMLTGTIIGMARALGETAPLLMIGMVAFIVDIPKSITAPATALPVQIYLWADSPERAFIERTSAAIIILLLFLIIMNAAAVFLRNKFEKRW